Proteins co-encoded in one Meiothermus sp. genomic window:
- the leuS gene encoding leucine--tRNA ligase, producing the protein MITTDKYNPHELEPKWQQYWEEIGLLKATEGKGNKKAYILVMFPYPSGDLHMGHLKNYTMGDALARFRVQQGYSVLHPFGWDAFGLPAENAALKFGVSPADWTFGNIRQSKESLALMGIRYDWSREVTTCLPEYYKWNQWIFLKMYEKGLVYRKKSLVNWDPVEQSVLANEQVIDGRGWRSGALVEKRELEQWYLKITDYAERLLNDLDKLPRWPEKVKAMQRAWIGKSQGAEFDFQVKGHPAKIRVFSTRPDTIFGATFMVLAPEHELVPLITTPEQKAAVEAYVAAARMKSEVERQMEDREKTGVFTGAYAINPANGKEIPIWIADYVLAGYGTGAIMAVPGQDERDWEFAEKFGLEIIRTVEPPAGWQGKAYTEDGPAINSGFLNGLHVEEAKKKIIEWMEEKGIGEGKVNYRLRDWLISRQRYWGTPIPMIHCDSCGIVPVPYEQLPVVLPTLKDVEDIRPKGKSPLAAHPEFYECTCPQCGGPARRDTDTMDTFFDSSWYFLRYTDAQNPHAPFDPEKANYWMPVDQYIGGIEHAILHLLYSRFFTKFLHDLGLVEAEEPFEGLFTQGMVMGWTNVGEVEVREGRIYFLDDARRSKLELEQGLTLEEAQKSGAELREEGGKTYFWKPAVMSKSLGNGVMVGPFVKEQGADIARVTILFAAPPENEMIWTEEGVQGAWRYLNRVYRLVAEQRVELKAQPDLLEPATLEGPHKALYQKLHQTIKKVTEDLEALRFNTAIAALMELLNALSDYRKEHGVTSVFRESVLRYIQMLAPFAPHLAEELWHEFYTDSVFKAPWPRLDESALVADSFELVVQVNGKLRGKAIISTQASEEEIKRTARELPNVQQHIAGKEVVKEIYVPGKLLNIVVKG; encoded by the coding sequence ATGATCACGACCGACAAATACAACCCCCACGAGCTCGAGCCCAAATGGCAACAATACTGGGAAGAGATCGGACTTCTGAAGGCCACCGAGGGTAAGGGCAACAAAAAAGCCTACATCCTGGTGATGTTCCCCTACCCTTCCGGCGACCTGCACATGGGCCACCTCAAGAACTACACCATGGGCGATGCGCTGGCCCGCTTCCGGGTACAGCAGGGCTACAGCGTGCTGCACCCCTTTGGCTGGGACGCCTTTGGCCTGCCCGCCGAAAACGCCGCCCTCAAGTTCGGGGTGAGCCCCGCCGACTGGACCTTTGGCAATATAAGGCAGTCCAAGGAGTCGCTGGCCCTGATGGGCATCCGCTACGACTGGAGCCGCGAGGTTACCACCTGCCTGCCCGAGTACTACAAGTGGAACCAGTGGATCTTTCTCAAGATGTACGAGAAAGGCCTGGTCTACCGTAAGAAAAGCCTGGTCAACTGGGATCCCGTCGAGCAGAGCGTGCTGGCCAACGAGCAGGTCATTGACGGGCGCGGCTGGCGCAGTGGGGCGCTGGTGGAAAAGCGCGAGCTCGAGCAGTGGTACCTCAAGATTACCGACTACGCCGAGCGGCTTTTGAACGACCTGGACAAGCTGCCCCGCTGGCCCGAGAAGGTCAAGGCCATGCAGCGGGCCTGGATTGGCAAGAGCCAGGGGGCCGAGTTCGACTTCCAGGTGAAGGGCCACCCCGCCAAAATTCGGGTCTTCTCGACCCGCCCCGATACCATCTTTGGGGCCACCTTTATGGTGCTGGCCCCCGAGCACGAGCTGGTACCGCTCATCACCACGCCCGAACAGAAAGCCGCCGTGGAGGCCTACGTGGCAGCGGCCCGCATGAAGAGCGAGGTCGAGCGGCAGATGGAAGACCGCGAGAAGACCGGGGTTTTTACCGGGGCCTACGCCATCAACCCGGCCAACGGCAAGGAGATTCCCATCTGGATTGCCGACTATGTGCTCGCGGGCTACGGCACCGGGGCCATTATGGCCGTGCCCGGCCAGGACGAGCGCGACTGGGAGTTTGCCGAGAAGTTTGGGCTGGAGATTATCCGCACCGTCGAGCCGCCCGCGGGCTGGCAGGGCAAGGCCTACACCGAGGACGGCCCGGCCATCAACTCCGGCTTCCTCAATGGCCTCCACGTGGAGGAGGCCAAGAAGAAGATCATCGAGTGGATGGAGGAAAAGGGCATCGGCGAGGGCAAGGTCAACTACCGCCTGCGCGACTGGCTGATCAGCCGCCAGCGCTACTGGGGCACCCCCATTCCCATGATCCACTGCGATAGCTGCGGCATCGTGCCGGTGCCCTACGAGCAGTTGCCGGTGGTGCTGCCCACCCTGAAGGACGTGGAGGACATCCGGCCCAAGGGCAAAAGCCCGCTGGCCGCGCACCCCGAGTTCTACGAGTGCACCTGCCCCCAGTGCGGCGGCCCGGCCCGGCGCGACACCGATACCATGGACACCTTCTTCGATTCGTCCTGGTACTTCCTGCGCTACACCGATGCCCAGAACCCCCACGCGCCCTTCGACCCCGAGAAGGCCAACTACTGGATGCCGGTGGATCAGTACATCGGCGGTATCGAGCACGCCATTCTGCACCTCCTGTACAGCCGGTTTTTCACCAAGTTCTTGCACGACCTGGGCCTGGTAGAAGCCGAGGAGCCCTTCGAGGGCCTCTTCACCCAGGGCATGGTGATGGGCTGGACCAACGTGGGCGAGGTGGAGGTTCGCGAAGGGCGCATTTACTTTTTGGATGACGCCCGGCGCAGCAAGCTCGAGCTCGAGCAGGGCCTCACCCTCGAGGAAGCCCAGAAGAGCGGGGCCGAGCTGCGCGAAGAAGGGGGCAAAACCTACTTCTGGAAACCGGCGGTGATGAGCAAGAGCCTGGGCAACGGGGTGATGGTGGGGCCTTTTGTCAAGGAGCAGGGGGCCGACATCGCCCGGGTGACCATCCTGTTTGCCGCCCCGCCCGAGAACGAGATGATCTGGACCGAGGAGGGGGTGCAGGGGGCCTGGCGCTACCTGAACCGAGTGTACCGGCTGGTGGCCGAGCAGCGGGTGGAGCTGAAGGCCCAGCCCGACCTGCTCGAGCCCGCCACGCTGGAAGGCCCGCACAAAGCCCTGTACCAGAAGCTGCACCAGACCATCAAGAAGGTGACCGAGGACCTCGAGGCCCTGCGCTTCAACACCGCCATTGCCGCCCTGATGGAGCTGCTCAACGCCCTGAGCGACTACCGCAAAGAGCACGGGGTAACCTCAGTCTTCCGCGAGTCGGTGCTGCGCTACATCCAGATGCTGGCCCCCTTCGCCCCCCACCTGGCCGAGGAGCTGTGGCACGAGTTTTATACCGACTCGGTGTTCAAGGCCCCCTGGCCCCGCCTGGATGAAAGCGCCCTGGTGGCCGATAGCTTCGAGCTGGTAGTGCAGGTCAACGGCAAGCTGCGTGGCAAAGCCATCATCAGCACCCAGGCCAGCGAAGAGGAAATTAAGCGCACCGCACGGGAGCTGCCCAACGTGCAGCAGCATATCGCGGGCAAGGAAGTGGTCAAGGAAATCTATGTACCGGGCAAACTTCTCAACATTGTGGTAAAGGGATAA
- a CDS encoding response regulator transcription factor, whose product MTDAPSIRILLVDDHPVVRAGLSGLLSSQPDFRVVGEASNGLEALSLLEQIGADVVLMDLRMPQMDGVTAIRQIRARFPRVQILVLTTYDTDSEIVRAVEAGATGYLLKDVPREELFRAVRLCARGEAVLSPPVAARLLGRMRGSAEETLSVRELEVLALVAKGFSNKEIARKLKISEATVKTHLLHAFDKLGVDDRTAAVTVALERGILRLEG is encoded by the coding sequence ATGACTGACGCACCTTCTATTCGGATTCTTTTGGTAGACGACCATCCCGTGGTGCGGGCGGGCCTTTCGGGGCTGCTCTCTTCCCAGCCCGACTTTAGGGTGGTGGGCGAGGCCTCTAACGGCCTCGAGGCCCTAAGCCTGCTCGAGCAGATCGGGGCCGACGTGGTGCTGATGGACCTGCGCATGCCCCAGATGGACGGAGTCACGGCCATACGGCAGATTCGGGCCCGGTTCCCCAGGGTGCAAATCCTGGTGCTCACCACCTACGACACCGACTCCGAAATTGTACGTGCGGTGGAGGCCGGGGCCACCGGCTACCTGCTCAAAGATGTGCCGCGTGAAGAGCTCTTCCGGGCTGTGCGGCTGTGCGCCAGGGGCGAAGCGGTGCTCTCACCGCCGGTAGCGGCCCGCTTGCTGGGCCGGATGCGCGGTTCTGCCGAGGAAACCTTATCGGTACGGGAGCTCGAGGTGCTGGCGCTGGTGGCCAAGGGTTTCTCTAACAAGGAGATTGCCCGCAAACTTAAAATTAGCGAAGCGACCGTCAAAACCCACCTGCTGCACGCCTTCGACAAACTCGGCGTGGACGACCGTACGGCTGCCGTGACGGTAGCCCTGGAAAGGGGCATTCTCCGGCTTGAAGGCTAA
- a CDS encoding sensor histidine kinase yields MVGWFRRYFAGRPVAQVVVVLTALNLFAVLAFTLLVPARPLEVPTLLPWQDPAQTAWRLGAALALLAAVVWAVRPGQRRAWEFAILILIGIAVVAWLSQNYLPFLALGLIPVVARYWVPLWAVLLIVLGLGALSVWWAQREPLQVTFEIVLSQGPQGNTAWGALPTPAEYPNLSLAFFIFIGFLYSGYALFTLELLVRETRAREELERTRRELEQTSRQAGVLEERQRLAREIHDTLAQGFASIVVQLEAAEMASENETSAARYLEQARTSAREGLSEARRMVWALRPEILENTSLPEALQRLLQRWQQESGISAQFTLTGDPRPLHPELEVGLLRVAQEALTNIRKHAKARHATLTLSYLDDLVLMDVQDDGIGLLPPTSGSFGLRSMRERVEALGGQMTVESEPGLGTTLAVSLPLYPQPSMPKAETL; encoded by the coding sequence ATGGTCGGGTGGTTCCGGCGCTATTTTGCAGGTCGCCCCGTTGCGCAGGTGGTGGTGGTGCTCACGGCGCTTAACCTGTTCGCGGTGCTGGCTTTTACCCTGCTGGTGCCGGCCAGGCCGCTCGAGGTACCCACCCTCCTGCCCTGGCAAGACCCGGCCCAGACAGCCTGGCGCCTGGGGGCGGCCCTGGCCTTGCTGGCGGCGGTAGTCTGGGCGGTACGGCCCGGACAGCGCCGGGCCTGGGAGTTTGCGATTCTAATCCTGATCGGGATTGCAGTGGTAGCCTGGCTCAGTCAGAACTACCTGCCTTTTCTGGCGCTGGGCCTGATTCCGGTGGTAGCCCGCTACTGGGTACCCCTGTGGGCAGTGCTCTTGATCGTGCTGGGCCTGGGCGCTTTGTCGGTCTGGTGGGCCCAGCGCGAGCCGCTGCAAGTCACCTTTGAAATTGTGCTGAGCCAGGGCCCCCAGGGCAACACGGCCTGGGGCGCACTGCCGACGCCCGCCGAGTACCCCAACCTGAGCCTGGCTTTCTTCATCTTTATCGGGTTTTTGTACTCGGGGTATGCCCTGTTTACCCTCGAGCTCCTGGTACGGGAGACCCGGGCGCGGGAGGAGCTCGAGCGCACCCGCCGCGAGCTCGAGCAAACCTCCCGCCAGGCCGGGGTTTTGGAGGAGCGCCAGCGTCTGGCCCGCGAGATACATGACACCCTGGCCCAGGGGTTTGCCAGCATTGTGGTGCAGCTCGAGGCCGCCGAGATGGCCTCGGAAAACGAGACTTCCGCCGCGCGCTACCTCGAGCAGGCCCGTACCTCGGCGCGCGAGGGTTTGTCGGAAGCCCGCCGGATGGTCTGGGCCCTGCGCCCGGAGATCCTCGAGAACACCTCCCTGCCCGAAGCCCTGCAACGCCTGCTCCAGCGCTGGCAGCAAGAGAGCGGCATCAGCGCCCAGTTCACCCTGACCGGCGACCCCCGCCCGCTGCACCCGGAGCTCGAGGTGGGCCTGCTGCGTGTTGCCCAGGAAGCCCTGACCAACATCCGCAAACACGCCAAGGCCCGCCACGCCACCCTCACCCTCTCCTACCTCGATGATCTGGTCTTGATGGATGTACAGGACGATGGGATAGGCCTGCTGCCGCCTACCTCGGGAAGCTTTGGCCTGCGCTCGATGCGTGAACGGGTAGAAGCGCTGGGGGGCCAGATGACCGTGGAGAGCGAACCCGGCCTGGGAACCACCCTGGCCGTGAGCCTGCCCCTGTACCCCCAGCCTTCCATGCCAAAGGCGGAGACCCTATGA
- a CDS encoding YeeE/YedE family protein: MSLLRKGSPSRPAASASPQQTTRPQYALIGLGLLGVGWLYVQLPAAQGLLLLLGIGLGFSLFHARFGFSSAFRQLLSVGQGRALQAHMLLLGVTATLFALLFALGQGLGGQPLSGYLAPIGPGLLLGAFLFGMGMQLAGGCASGTLYATGGGSLLGLVALVSFMGGSVLGAWNLEFWTTGPGAAGTLPPISLAERLGLWGALAVTLALVGGLALLAEWIIRKRQPPPLFQPRGPQGWARVLRGAWPLWVAALALAVLNAAVLYVSGRPWGVTYGLTLWGSQAVEALGLAQPAFWGFWNGESPLGRSPLSHPTALTNLGILLGALLSAAAAGVFGKNPRLGWKVLLAAVLGGLLMGYGARLAYGCNIGAYIGGVASFSLHGWVWLVMALLGTGAGLKLRPWFGLSNPKPTDSVC, from the coding sequence ATGTCGCTACTGCGTAAAGGTTCGCCATCCAGGCCTGCTGCTTCGGCTTCACCCCAACAGACCACCCGGCCCCAGTACGCACTGATTGGGCTGGGGCTGCTGGGAGTCGGTTGGTTGTACGTACAGTTGCCTGCAGCCCAGGGGCTGTTGTTATTGCTGGGAATTGGGCTAGGCTTTAGCCTCTTTCACGCCCGCTTTGGCTTTAGCTCGGCCTTCCGTCAGCTCCTGAGCGTGGGGCAGGGACGGGCTTTGCAGGCCCATATGCTGCTGCTGGGCGTAACCGCGACCCTGTTTGCCCTTCTGTTTGCCTTAGGGCAGGGATTGGGCGGCCAGCCCTTGAGCGGCTACCTGGCCCCCATCGGGCCTGGCCTGCTGCTGGGGGCCTTTTTGTTTGGGATGGGAATGCAACTAGCCGGGGGGTGCGCCTCGGGCACACTATACGCGACGGGGGGCGGCAGTCTGCTGGGTCTGGTGGCGCTGGTGAGCTTTATGGGGGGCTCGGTGCTGGGGGCCTGGAACCTCGAGTTCTGGACAACCGGGCCCGGGGCCGCAGGCACCCTGCCGCCCATCTCGCTGGCCGAGCGCCTGGGCCTGTGGGGGGCCCTGGCCGTCACGCTGGCCTTGGTGGGGGGGCTGGCCCTGCTGGCCGAGTGGATCATCCGCAAGCGGCAGCCCCCACCACTTTTTCAGCCTCGAGGCCCCCAGGGCTGGGCCCGGGTGCTGCGCGGCGCCTGGCCGCTATGGGTCGCTGCTTTAGCGCTGGCTGTGCTCAACGCAGCGGTGCTCTACGTAAGCGGGCGACCCTGGGGCGTTACCTACGGACTGACCCTGTGGGGTTCGCAGGCCGTGGAGGCCCTGGGTCTGGCCCAGCCAGCGTTCTGGGGCTTCTGGAATGGCGAGTCGCCCCTGGGGCGCTCCCCCCTGAGCCACCCCACCGCCCTGACCAACCTGGGCATCCTGCTGGGCGCGCTGCTCAGCGCCGCCGCCGCCGGGGTATTCGGCAAAAACCCCCGCCTGGGCTGGAAAGTCCTGCTGGCAGCCGTGCTGGGCGGGCTCTTGATGGGCTACGGAGCACGGCTGGCCTACGGCTGCAACATCGGGGCCTACATTGGGGGGGTGGCCTCCTTCAGCCTGCATGGCTGGGTCTGGCTGGTCATGGCCTTGCTGGGCACCGGCGCCGGACTGAAGCTACGCCCCTGGTTTGGGCTCTCCAACCCCAAGCCCACCGACTCGGTCTGCTAG
- a CDS encoding tetratricopeptide repeat protein, with translation MRISVLFICLLAALAQAQAPRMAALSDLQINIGEKCPKPDSLGTSFSALTNPDRDVETRGGQAALGQNIMAGLDESIRELEEELRDLEADDPSRPMLQQQLRMLQAQRQQLQRVAPPSSGTQPVPTQAAALANLKRALNAASGPGSVRLMETQPEYRDAGNASRTAALAAVTGKPQLALGLLLRAQALEPRNPAHLVNLAGLANYYGLFAEALALITAAERLNPPAALRPLLLNNKGHALMRLRRLPEAEAALRAAAQADPNLQEARVNLAYTLGAQNKCAESEVWARRAWWRHSLPGVENLETRPLAEAFSIVPTVPALPSLDFVPPGQTKGAREALVALYQEIVNRRPKLEEFQAALAAQGRRRVEIASERRVGAIKAKFVTFLDNALNSAASLSDQNSYAPAQGRALKAAQATLDRTVSELGTRFGANLGCASASAWREAALPAFQAADRALRTLYAEAWRASATLATRFSEPTYRTVALLRLRILYYQAAEQVYMNGLRYVTNLELVQGLEDCGGGSANVIGSLATPQLPAPCTPAAAPATPPKGWRLALSCDRTDFNFANPPWMDRYQILRDSLSPVVSSQLDARLAVFVPGGFVRLDAEGALMDAGLLVPSGNRNWSFVWNASSGSVGFASSEP, from the coding sequence ATGAGAATTTCGGTTCTGTTTATCTGTCTGCTGGCTGCCCTGGCCCAGGCCCAGGCCCCGCGCATGGCCGCGTTGAGCGATTTGCAGATCAACATTGGTGAAAAGTGCCCCAAGCCCGATTCACTGGGCACCAGTTTCTCGGCCCTGACCAACCCCGACCGCGATGTAGAGACCCGCGGCGGCCAGGCAGCTTTGGGACAAAACATAATGGCGGGGCTCGATGAGAGTATCAGGGAGTTGGAGGAGGAACTGCGCGACCTCGAGGCCGACGACCCCAGCCGCCCGATGCTGCAACAGCAGTTGCGGATGCTCCAGGCCCAGCGACAGCAGCTACAACGGGTGGCCCCGCCGAGCTCTGGAACCCAGCCTGTGCCCACCCAGGCTGCTGCCCTGGCCAATCTGAAACGCGCCCTGAACGCAGCCTCGGGGCCGGGCAGTGTGCGGCTGATGGAAACCCAGCCCGAGTACCGCGACGCAGGCAACGCCAGCCGCACCGCGGCGCTGGCGGCGGTGACGGGCAAACCGCAACTGGCCCTGGGGTTGCTGCTGCGGGCGCAGGCCTTGGAGCCACGCAACCCCGCGCATCTGGTGAACCTGGCGGGCCTCGCCAACTACTACGGCCTCTTCGCTGAAGCGCTGGCCCTAATCACGGCAGCCGAGCGGCTGAACCCGCCCGCTGCCCTGCGTCCGCTGCTGCTCAATAACAAAGGCCACGCCTTAATGCGCCTGCGGCGGCTGCCCGAGGCCGAGGCCGCCCTGCGTGCGGCGGCCCAGGCCGACCCCAACCTGCAGGAGGCCCGGGTCAACCTTGCCTACACCCTGGGTGCGCAGAATAAATGCGCCGAGTCCGAGGTGTGGGCACGTCGCGCCTGGTGGCGGCACAGCCTGCCTGGGGTCGAAAACCTCGAAACCCGCCCTCTCGCAGAGGCTTTTTCCATCGTCCCCACCGTACCTGCTTTGCCCAGCCTGGACTTTGTTCCCCCCGGCCAGACCAAGGGGGCGCGGGAGGCGCTTGTAGCCCTGTATCAAGAGATCGTGAACCGCCGGCCCAAGCTGGAAGAGTTTCAGGCCGCCCTGGCGGCACAGGGCCGTCGCCGGGTTGAGATCGCCTCGGAGCGGCGGGTAGGGGCCATCAAGGCCAAGTTCGTAACGTTCCTGGACAATGCCCTGAACTCCGCAGCCAGCCTTAGCGACCAAAACAGTTACGCACCTGCGCAGGGCCGGGCCCTCAAGGCTGCCCAGGCCACCCTCGACCGCACTGTGTCCGAACTCGGTACCCGTTTTGGTGCTAACCTCGGCTGTGCCAGCGCCTCTGCCTGGCGCGAGGCAGCCCTGCCTGCCTTTCAGGCTGCCGACCGCGCCCTTCGCACCCTCTACGCCGAGGCCTGGCGCGCCAGCGCCACCCTCGCCACCCGCTTCTCCGAGCCGACCTACCGCACTGTTGCCCTGTTGCGGCTGCGAATCCTCTACTACCAGGCTGCCGAGCAGGTTTACATGAACGGTTTACGTTATGTGACGAACCTCGAGCTTGTTCAAGGCCTCGAGGACTGCGGCGGGGGAAGCGCGAACGTTATCGGCAGCCTCGCCACCCCGCAATTGCCCGCTCCCTGCACGCCCGCCGCCGCACCTGCGACGCCCCCCAAGGGCTGGCGCCTGGCGCTTTCCTGCGATCGCACCGATTTCAATTTTGCCAACCCACCGTGGATGGACCGTTACCAAATCCTGCGCGATAGCCTCTCGCCGGTGGTCTCCTCGCAGCTCGACGCCCGCCTGGCCGTCTTTGTTCCTGGCGGTTTCGTGCGCCTCGATGCGGAGGGGGCGCTCATGGATGCCGGCCTCCTGGTTCCAAGTGGAAACCGCAACTGGAGCTTTGTGTGGAACGCGAGTAGTGGGAGCGTGGGGTTTGCCAGCAGCGAACCGTAG